One Ciconia boyciana chromosome 9, ASM3463844v1, whole genome shotgun sequence genomic window carries:
- the CEBPG gene encoding CCAAT/enhancer-binding protein gamma, giving the protein MSKTSQQNTATDANGVSVIHTQAHTSGLQQVPQLVPVSPGGGGKAVPPSKQGKKNSFVDRNSDEYRQRRERNNMAVKKSRLKSKQKAQDTLQRVNQLKEENERLEAKIKLLTKELSVLKDLFLEHAHNLADNVQPVGTETTTTNPENNGQ; this is encoded by the coding sequence ATGAGCAAGACATCCCAACAGAACACCGCTACAGATGCGAACGGAGTAAGCGTGATTCACACCCAAGCACACACCAGTGGTTTGCAGCAGGTTCCCCAGCTGGTGCCCGTTAGTCCTGGTGGCGGAGGCAAAGCTGTGCCTCCAagcaaacagggaaagaaaaattcctttgtGGATAGAAACAGTGATGAGTATCGACAGCGCAGAGAACGAAACAACATGGCAGTGAAAAAGAGCCGgttaaaaagcaagcagaaagcaCAAGACACGCTGCAAAGGGTCAACCagctcaaagaagaaaatgaacgTTTAGAGGCAAAAATTAAGCTCCTGACCAAGGAGCTGAGTGTACTGAAAGACTTGTTCCTTGAGCACGCGCACAATCTTGCAGACAATGTGCAACCTGTTGGCACTGAAACCACCACAACAAATCCAGAAAACAATGGACAGTAG